The Clostridioides sp. ES-S-0010-02 genome window below encodes:
- a CDS encoding S41 family peptidase: MYLVISKKKAIFLGVILVIITAMATSAFQLTLGNKVVISKELYEGYKKYDKLLGLESIIKQDFYKKVSDKDLVDGASKGLFLGTNDKYSGYYTEDEMKKLIEDSEGSYVGVGMYIGASKDGGLVVVPMKDSPAEKAGVKAGDKLIKVNGKSVSYKNSDEAVSMMKGKKGKKVKLVVLREDKQLSFELKTEQIVEKSIESKVIDNDLGYIEITQFISSTYTDFDKALKGLKEKNIKGLVIDLRNNPGGMLDICKEVADELIGEGTIVYTKDNKGNTEYLKSDKEKLGLPIVVLTNGESASAAEILTAAIVDNKEGISVGTTTYGKGLVQSVVRLKDGTGYKLTTAQYFTPNGDYINEKGIKPTIEEKDEKKQLDVATEWLREQVNK; encoded by the coding sequence TTTTTTTAGGGGTGATTTTAGTAATTATAACAGCTATGGCCACATCGGCATTTCAGCTTACATTAGGGAACAAAGTTGTAATATCAAAAGAACTCTATGAAGGCTATAAAAAATATGATAAGTTGTTAGGATTAGAATCTATTATAAAACAAGATTTTTATAAAAAAGTCTCTGATAAAGATTTAGTGGATGGAGCATCAAAGGGGTTATTCCTAGGAACAAATGATAAATATTCTGGTTATTACACTGAAGATGAAATGAAAAAGCTAATAGAAGATAGTGAGGGCTCTTATGTTGGTGTAGGGATGTATATAGGAGCATCAAAAGATGGAGGTCTTGTAGTAGTTCCTATGAAAGATTCTCCAGCAGAAAAAGCAGGAGTAAAAGCAGGAGATAAATTAATAAAAGTCAATGGAAAATCTGTATCATATAAAAATTCAGATGAAGCTGTAAGTATGATGAAAGGTAAAAAAGGCAAAAAAGTAAAGCTAGTAGTATTGAGAGAAGATAAACAACTAAGCTTTGAGCTGAAAACAGAACAGATAGTTGAGAAAAGTATAGAAAGTAAAGTAATTGATAATGATTTAGGATATATAGAAATTACCCAGTTTATATCAAGTACATATACTGATTTTGACAAAGCTTTAAAAGGGTTGAAAGAAAAGAATATTAAGGGATTAGTAATAGACCTTAGAAACAATCCTGGAGGAATGTTGGATATATGTAAAGAAGTTGCTGATGAATTAATTGGTGAAGGAACTATAGTATATACTAAAGACAATAAAGGTAATACAGAATACTTAAAATCTGATAAAGAAAAATTGGGACTTCCAATAGTAGTTTTAACTAATGGAGAAAGCGCCTCTGCTGCTGAGATATTAACAGCTGCAATTGTTGATAATAAAGAAGGTATTTCTGTAGGTACTACGACTTATGGTAAAGGGCTGGTACAGTCAGTTGTAAGATTGAAAGATGGAACAGGATACAAGCTAACTACTGCTCAATACTTTACACCTAATGGAGATTATATCAATGAAAAAGGGATAAAACCTACCATTGAAGAAAAAGATGAGAAAAAGCAACTGGATGTAGCAACTGAATGGCTTAGAGAGCAGGTTAATAAATAG